A genomic segment from Drosophila miranda strain MSH22 chromosome 3, D.miranda_PacBio2.1, whole genome shotgun sequence encodes:
- the LOC108158585 gene encoding histone acetyltransferase KAT6A isoform X2, which translates to MMRESAHDISMETWIQWILEAISKIRSQKQRPSVQRICQAIGTHHKFHEDIVAEKLEKAVDSGAVIKVYNKGLHSYKAPMAKRRVKVDKNTNLYKLVAKAVHDLGECEGSTLKSIENYIQKFNCIDLSPNVDFKTVIKASIKKAVDAGFLIQEGKLYKKGKSLTTPRKCVPQTDVVIKGEDTCTHCSGNSQKNLNGIPEPLSSCKQCGISLHTTCANIAGRCKSQSYVLLYMLVTKGTLWDCQSCADCAVCKMRNRGPCLLQCFVCKDHFHLTCLDTIPDKKPKHPYRCKTCSKQSIENPKLFKKDATKIKSEAGNEKLSSYDRVAFSKRQIIKREGNAESPSTSKLCVYNDGNGQRRKLSGSGLNARKLNISEDQFEFPSKQRKSQILQGGYIASQETRKRTFSDLSSSSSSSDSEDDDDEDDDRNRNDNDQDESTSSDSCTSSSSDSDSSESSSDSSECDDENDDEDYDTDRSTLKGKLFENDKQNNCKLNAGGASERLSSPETNEAANENWGFAAVAKNPIDIFVKSKNNGGAKGINYTKQMVGTGGYGAATAAASLIVRAPKGTGPMATHASTADKDSKSSANVQRKKIVPLKSMPLDADKSYEKCEEEEDIPYLTEATVLKCQMMEQMGRCRDTKSEGKTNRESEDMCAENMKRTNPFENQPLPPCVNPVDVDLYQEVLHKAVVQMSNNCQKMTDVAHQKQGQHTLSPKSIQIGKWDIETWYSSPFPQEYARLIKLFLCEFCLKYTKSRSVLDRHQNKCIWKQPPGTEIFRQGNISVFEVDGNVNKIYCQNLCLLAKFFLDHKTLYYDVEPFLFYILTKNDQSGCHLVGYFSKEKHCTQKYNVSCILTMPQYQRQGYGRFLIDFSYLLSREEGQLGTPEKPLSDLGRLSYFSYWKSVVLEYLYKYRNQPKITFKDIAIKTGLAISDIALAFELLNFIKLRKNDGDIRYQINVKIDWKKVLSHNNRMAHSKTRILIEADCLRWSPLLSVSKLPNIIKPISNREYLNNQLMQKSEYKDKEFPEHTKVEAKQSITSSKPVPAISGDENIKSRSGERLEEQRETPRKRLSSEELSKLATSVGKKIKLALEQQAVADDHSFGDNSDSSDCKSPKNSSELSEHLTKRAQRLAKRNDLIPHTNKRKHFERQLENNAHDQSLSLGLSQSEPETTPAVQLALDAGSALEEPPSKEVCRNQAEKAEHTDKPVNIVPKLRGKQSNGKRSEESQFTEATDTLAAPAPASAPASDPASAPAPALGTEKSMKTTSTEVVAKAFETEKSEAEGNSSISEQVLDAVAKKTKKTVFADVTSYNMNSEIEVKYSATQKPTENAIEPGKEANFKEHKIVQLETPVPPPAAAEASAAPELKSPVISSSPLEKKEEVPPPVAPQQQPAQPLAVQEKSANPVCMAEEKKPNLDMSCLKPESSVFTELLPPVQPAGAVAVAVAVAHEKTKEIAPQMIPEVPVPGPVPVPVPVPVLQKPMEVKKVDLVVPTHPSPANSANGNANQRPEAAHSYVDPPKPQPNPHIQAQPQPQPQAQAQPQAFNETHTQGHNDQLKTKDNGDNKEKPIKCKPVQETPVVKPEVHQAYATERKFDSAKMKAIPEREAVKPDHQVVQVKEEDRSNSRGPPASAPSNVVPVVREKLQLKGIPEHTQLQNPIPSQFNINQMPNYHHTSQYWQWDYYSYNLHLDSATQKGQKQFQKDLATTMAYTHNLTQNLYQSANHLAMHHAATHHQIHQTKEKHKLERKNTGKKEEHPKLLSGGNVASTSREDAAHGHSSCNEYGVNNQAAIYNQKCTPQQKMFKPSPEQAQQMKSLANAQNAVPRQGNPNANPNPNQAESSALLPNSVNPQAGGTVAAKQKLEHGVNSASVITREGKIKIGHPNIHAAPQHSNLQVPGQSEVNPNMVYSPEASANAGMQQQQQQQQQQHYDCGINAQINMESPANIGSAINHGSDNIQTAASNVHMHQPHRQYSDCSMQNQPATTPMHMSIQNSHMQQQNNLNMNLAPEGSPNISLLGNAQQQQQQQQQQQQQQQQHQQHQTRKLNTQADNANVSSPTPSHRATTPKQIRSGNAAQQRDAKNSSASTTTTNAHHQIPQGATSNIPKSHQESLHNLQFSQHGHQQNMQPLDYVPIPQISQNFATNPSNYDIVGMPPAVIQQRMSLNSSVHPLANSHQRIEQPSSACAVNNFYLQNNMPASENAPRVPVSSSLGPPSAGANNNNDQRQATQESISGSNSSGTGGTSSGSSLAGNLCSLSKLQQLTNCLESQPCNTSPGAQVNLTPSPHHPIPPNSMTPPPHLLMQNRNISTPPNMLQTQVAPLQYHKYYPGNMNIAPIASTQNPSRNTRNTPSAPVQHTSAPIGSTNNRTTNVHISPNLMASYGAMNSYRMSPQQSPPTGGYSSGGEYPNSQIPMQMGVMNMQSQYQDACVLQRATQSNPMYPTYSPYLPLNGTIRR; encoded by the exons ATGATGAGGGAGTCGGCACACGATATCAGCATGGAGACGTGGATACAGTGGATTCTGGAGGCGATATCCAAAATCAGATCCCAAAAACAGAGGCCATCCGTTCAGAGGATATGCCAGGCCATCGGCACGCACCACAAGTTCCACGAGGACATTGTGGCCGAAAAGCTGGAGAAGGCCGTGGACTCGGGAGCCGTGATTAAGGTCTACAACAAGGGATTGCACTCGTACAAAGCGCCCATGGCCAAGCGTCGGGTCAAAGTGGACAAGAACACCAACCTCTACAAACTGGTAGCCAAAGCGGTGCACGATCTGGGCGAGTGCGAGGGATCTACCTTGAAGAGTATAGAGAACTATATTCAGAAATTCAACTGCATCGACCTCTCGCCCAATGTCGACTTTAAGACCGTAATAAAGGCATCCATCAAGAAGGCCGTGGACGCCGGCTTTCTGATCCAGGAGGGTAAACTGTACAAAAAGGGCAAGTCCCTGACCACGCCACGAAAGTGTGTCCCCCAGACGGATGTGGTTATAAAGGGGGAAGACACTTGCACCCATTGCTCCGGAAACTCTCAGAAAAACCTCAATGGCATTCCAGAGCCCCTGAGCTCCTGCAAGCAGTGTGGCATCTCTCTGCACACCACATGCGCAAACATTGCCGGCAGATGCAAGTCGCAGTCGTATGTGCTGCTCTACATGCTCGTCACCAAGGGAACCCTGTGGGACTGCCAGAGCTGCGCCGATTGCGCTGTCTGCAAGATGCGCAACCGTGGACCCTGTCTCCTGCAGTGTTTCGTCTGCAAGGACCATTTCCACCTGACTTGTCTCGACACGATACCCGACAAGAAGCCCAAGCATCCCTACAG ATGCAAGACATGCTCAAAGCAGAGCATTGAAAACCCAAAACTATTCAAAAAAGATGCCACAAAAATCAAATCGGAAGCTGGAAATGAAAA GCTGTCGTCGTATGACAGAGTCGCTTTCAGCAAGCGACAAATAATCAAAAGGGAGGGAAACGCCGAGAGTCCCTCAACCTCGAAACTGTGCGTCTACAACGATGGGAATGGCCAGAGGAGGAAACTATCGGGGTCTGGGTTGAATGCCAGGAAACTAAACATAAGTGAGGATCAATTCGAGTTCCCCTCGAAGCAGAGGAAGTCACAAATACTACAGGGAGGCTACATCGCTAGCCAAGAGACGCGAAAGCGCACGTTTTCAGATCTATCGTCGTCAAGCTCCTCCAGTGACagcgaggacgacgacgatgaggaCGACGACAGGAACAGGAACGACAATGATCAGGATGAGAGCACCAGCTCGGATTCATGCACTTCCTCGAGCTCAGACTCGGACTCGAGCGAAAGTTCCAGCGACAGTTCGGAATGCGACGACGAAAACGACGACGAAGACTATGACACCGATCGGAGCACGCTAAAGGGCAAGCTATTTGAGAATGATAAGCAGAACAATTGCAAGCTGAATGCCGGCGGCGCCAGTGAACGCCTGAGTTCGCCAGAAACCAATGAAGCGGCGAATGAGAATTGGGGATTCGCAGCAGTTGCCAAGAATCCAATTGATATATTTGTGAAGTCCAAGAACAATGGGGGTGCCAAAGGCATTAACTATACTAAGCAAATGGTAGGCACAGGAGGCTAtggagcggcaacagcagcagcatcgctAATCGTTAGGGCACCGAAAGGCACCGGGCCAATGGCCACACATGCTTCGACAGCAGATAAGGATTCAAAATCCTCTGCAAACGTGCAGAGGAAAAAGATTGTGCCCCTGAAGTCGATGCCCCTCGATGCTGACAAATCGTACGAGAAATgcgaagaggaggaggacatTCCATACCTCACAGAGGCGACTGTATTAAAGTGTCAAATGATGGAGCAAATGGGTCGTTGCAGAGACACAAAAAGCGAAGGGAAAACCAATCGGGAATCGGAAGATATGTGTGCGGAAAACATGAAGCGTACCAATCCGTTTG AGAATCAGCCGCTGCCGCCATGCGTTAATCCAGTGGATGTTGATCTGTATCAGGAAGTACTCCACAAAGCCGTTGTCCAGATGTCCAATAACTGTCAGAAGATGACGGACGTGGCCCATCAGAAGCAAGGACAGCACACGCTGAGTCCCAAGTCCATTCAGATCGGAAAGTGGGACATTGAGACATGGTACTCCAGCCCGTTCCCGCAGGAGTATGCCAG GCTCATCAAACTCTTCCTGTGCGAATTCTGTTTGAAGTACACGAAGAGTCGGTCTGTGCTGGACAGGCACCAGAACAAGTGCATCTGGAAGCAGCCGCCTGGCACGGAGATATTTCGCCAGGGGAATATCTCGGTGTTCGAGGTGGATGGCAATGTGAATAAGATATATTGCCAGAACCTGTGCCTGCTGGCCAAGTTCTTTCTGGACCACAAGACGCTCTACTACGACGTCGAGCCCTTCCTGTTCTATATTCTAACGAAGAACGATCAGAGCGGCTGCCACCTGGTTGGCTACTTTTCGAAGGAGAAGCACTGCACGCAGAAGTACAATGTCTCCTGCATCCTGACCATGCCGCAGTATCAAAGGCAGGGCTACGGCCGATTCCTAATTGACTTCAGCTATCTGCTGAGCCGCGAGGAGGGCCAGCTGGGAACCCCCGAGAAGCCGCTCTCGGATCTGGGGCGTCTCTCGTACTTTTCGTACTGGAAATCCGTTGTCCTCGAGTATCTGTACAAGTATCGCAATCAGCCGAAGATCACGTTCAAGGACATTGCAATCAAAACGGGTCTAGCCATATCGGACATTGCGCTGGCATTCGAACTGCTGAACTTCATCAAACTGCGGAAGAACGATGGGGACATTCGGTATCAGATAAACGTGAAAATCGACTGGAAGAAGGTTCTCAGCCACAACAATAGGATGGCGCACAGCAAGACGCGCATTCTCATAGAGGCCGACTGCCTGCGCTGGAGTCCCTTGCTGTCCGTCTCTAAGTTGCCCAATATCATCAAGCCGATCTCCAATCGGGAGTACTTGAACAACCAGCTGATGCAGAAATCCGAGTACAAAGACAAGGAGTTCCCTGAGCACACCAAAGTCGAGGCCAAACAAAGTATTACCTCTTCGAAGCCGGTTCCAGCGATCAGTGGCGATGAGAACATCAAAAGCCGCAGTGGGGAAAGGCTGGAAGAGCAGAGGGAAACCCCGCGCAAGCGCCTGTCCAGCGAGGAGTTGTCGAAGCTGGCCACGAGCGTGGGAAAGAAGATTAAACTGGCGCTGGAGCAGCAAGCGGTGGCCGACGACCACTCCTTTGGCGACAACTCCGACTCTTCCGATTGCAAGTCCCCAAAGAACTCCAGCGAGCTCTCCGAGCACTTGACCAAACGGGCCCAGAGACTGGCCAAGCGCAATGATCTGATTCCGCACACGAACAAGCGCAAGCACTTCGAGCGGCAGCTAGAGAATAATGCACACGATCAGAGCCTATCGTTGGGTCTGAGCCAGTCCGAGCCAGAGACAACCCCTGCGGTGCAGCTTGCACTCGACGCTGGATCTGCATTGGAAGAGCCACCCTCCAAGGAAGTCTGTAGAAATCAGGCCGAAAAGGCTGAACACACTGATAAGCCAGTGAATATCGTACCCAAACTCAGGGGCAAGCAGTCCAATGGGAAGCGATCCGAGGAGTCGCAGTTCACAGAAGCCACAGACACACtagcagctccagctccagcttcagctccagcttcagATCCAGCTTCAGCTCCGGCCCCAGCACTCGGCACTGAAAAATCGATGAAAACAACGAGCACGGAAGTCGTTGCCAAAGCATTCGAGACGGAGAAGAGCGAGGCCGaaggcaacagcagcataAGCGAGCAGGTCCTAGATGCCGTGGCTAAGAAAACTAAAAAGACCGTTTTCGCGGATGTAACGTCCTACAATATGAACAGTGAGATCGAAGTAAAGTATAGCGCAACGCAAAAGCCGACAGAAAATGCAATCGAGCCAGGAAAAGAGGCCAATTTCAAGGAACATAAAATAGTACAGCTTGAAACTCCAGTTCCACCTCCAGCTGCAGCTGAAGCTTCAGCTGCTCCTGAGCTGAAGAGCCCTGTCATAAGTAGTAGTCCTCTGGAGAAAAAAGAAGAGGTTCCTCCTCCTGTGGccccacagcagcagcctgCTCAGCCTCTGGCTGTCCAGGAGAAGTCTGCCAATCCCGTCTGCATGGCAGAAGAAAAGAAACCGAATCTGGATATGAGCTGTCTGAAACCAGAGTCATCCGTGTTCACAGAACTTCTTCCGCCGGTACAGCcagcaggggcagtggcagtggcagtggcagtggcgcaTGAAAAAACCAAGGAAATCGCTCCTCAAATGATACCCGAGGTCCCGGTCCCGGGCCCAGTCCCGGTCCCAGTCCCGGTCCCAGTCCTGCAGAAACCGATGGAAGTGAAAAAAGTCGATTTGGTGGTCCCTACACATCCATCACCAGCCAATTCTGCCAATGGCAATGCCAATCAGCGGCCAGAGGCTGCACATTCATATGTGGATCCGCCAAAGCCACAGCCAAATCCACATATACAGgcccagccgcagccgcagccgcaggcacaggcacagccaCAGGCATTCAATGAGACCCACACCCAGGGACATAATGATCAGCTTAAGACCAAGGACAATGGGGATAACAAGGAGAAGCCGATTAAGTGCAAGCCAGTGCAAGAAACGCCCGTGGTAAAGCCCGAAGTCCACCAGGCATATGCCACAGAAAGGAAGTTCGACAGTGCCAAGATGAAGGCGATTCCGGAAAGGGAGGCGGTGAAGCCGGACCACCAGGTGGTGCAAGTCAAGGAGGAGGACAGATCGAACTCACGAGGACCCCCCGCTTCCGCTCCCTCGAACGTTGTGCCCGTGGTGCGAGAGAAACTGCAGCTAAAGGGGATACCAGAGCACACGCAGCTGCAGAACCCGATCCCCAGCCAGTTCAACATAAACCAGATGCCCAACTACCATCACACCTCCCAGTACTGGCAGTGGGACTACTACAGCTACAACCTGCATTTGGACTCGGCTACGCAGAAGGGCCAGAAGCAGTTCCAGAAGGACCTGGCCACGACCATGGCCTACACGCACAACCTAACCCAGAATCTGTATCAGTCCGCCAACCACCTGGCCATGCACCACGCAGCGACGCACCATCAGATCCACCAGACCAAGGAGAAGCACAAGCTGGAGCGAAAGAACACCGGCAAGAAGGAAGAGCATCCCAAGCTACTGTCCGGCGGCAATGTGGCCAGCACTTCCCGCGAGGACGCAGCTCATGGCCACAGCAGCTGCAACGAGTATGGCGTGAATAATCAGGCTGCGATATACAATCAGAAGTGTACACCGCAGCAGAAGATGTTCAAGCCATCTCCCGAGCAGGCGCAGCAAATGAAGTCCCTGGCTAATGCTCAAAACGCGGTGCCCAGACAAGGCAATCCCAATGCAAATCCGAACCCAAACCAGGCCGAATCGTCGGCTCTGCTACCGAACTCGGTTAATCCACAGGCGGGGGGGAcagtggctgccaagcagaagCTCGAGCACGGCGTTAACTCGGCTTCAGTCATTACGCGCGAGGGTAAAATTAAAATTGGTCATCCGAACATACACGCGGCTCCTCAACACTCGAACCTGCAAGTGCCCGGGCAATCCGAGGTCAATCCGAACATGGTTTACAGTCCGGAGGCGTCGGCGAATGCTGgaatgcagcagcaacaacagcagcagcaacagcagcattacGATTGCGGAATAAATGCCCAGATAAATATGGAATCCCCCGCCAACATTGGCAGCGCCATTAACCATGGCTCGGACAACATCCAGACCGCCGCCTCGAATGTGCACATGCATCAGCCGCACAGGCAGTACTCGGACTGCTCCATGCAGAACCAGCCAGCCACCACCCCCATGCACATGTCCATCCAGAACTCGCacatgcagcagcagaacaaCCTGAACATGAATCTGGCCCCCGAGGGATCGCCGAACATCAGTTTGCTGGGGaatgcccagcagcagcagcagcaacagcagcagcaacagcaacagcagcagcagcatcagcagcatcagaCTAGGAAGTTGAATACGCAG GCGGATAACGCTAATGTTAGTTCTCCTACACCGTCGCATCGAGCCACCACGCCCAAGCAAATACGCAGTGGCAATGCTGCCCAGCAGCGTGACGCCAAAAACTCGTCCGCGTCGACCACAACGACGAATGCGCATCACCAGATTCCGCAAGGCGCCACTTCAAATATTCCAAAGTCGCACCAGGAGTCGTTGCACAACCTACAGTTCTCGCAGCACGGACATCAGCAGAATATGCAGCCGCTGGACTATGTGCCAATTCCACAGATCAGTCAGAACTTTGCGACCAATCCCTCGAACTACGACATTGTGGGCATGCCACCTGCGGTCATCCAGCAGAGAATGTCGCTCAACAGTTCCGTGCATCCGCTCGCGAACAGCCATCAGCGCATCGAGCAGCCGTCATCGGCATGCGCCGTCAACAATTTTTACTTGCAAAACAACATGCCCGCCAGCGAGAATGCCCCCCGGGTTCCTGTGTCCAGTTCGCTGGGGCCGCCATCTGCTggagccaacaacaacaacgaccaAAGGCAGGCCACTCAAGAGTCTATATCGGGATCGAACAGCAGTGGCACTGGCGGCACTAGCAGCGGCTCCTCTCTGGCGGGCAATCTGTGCAGCCTCTCGAAGCTGCAACAGCTCACGAATTGCCTGGAGAGTCAGCCATGCAATACGTCGCCGGGGGCCCAAGTGAATTTAACGCCATCGCCGCATCACCCGATTCCACCCAACTCAATGACCCCGCCCCCTCACCTGCTGATGCAGAACAGGAACATTTCCACGCCTCCCAATATGCTGCAGACGCAGGTGGCTCCACTGCAGTACCACAAGTACTATCCCGGCAACATGAACATTGCCCCGATCGCGTCCACGCAGAACCCCAGCCGGAACACGCGGAACACACCGTCCGCACCCGTGCAGCATACCTCGGCGCCAATAGGCAGCACAAACAATCGCACCACCAATGTCCACATCAGTCCCAATCTGATGGCCTCCTACGGGGCGATGAACAGCTATAGGATGTCGCCGCAGCAGTCCCCACCCACTGGTGGCTACAGTTCGGGGGGCGAGTATCCCAACTCCCAGATACCGATGCAAATGGGAGTCATGAATATGCAATCTCAATACCAAGATGCTTGCGTGTTGCAGAGAGCCACACAATCAAATCCGATGTATCCAACGTATTCTCCTTACTTACCTCTCAACGGCACCATTCGCAGGTAA